TCAGTGAACATTCAATTTCATCGAGTCAGGCCGGCTTACATCAGATTAAATCCCATCTACAAGCTTTACAGGGTAAACAATTGGCAATTGTTGGCTTAGGTGAAATTGGTCGCCAAGCGTTGGATAATGCCTACAATATGGGCTTTAGTCATATTGTTTTAGTCAACCGAACTTTAAGTAAAGCGCAACATTTAGCGGCTAATTTTGGTCAGCAAGTCAGCGCTGCGCCGTTGACTAACTTAACTGAGGTTTTAGCCGATTCTGATGCGGTGATCACTGCGGTGGCGGCACGTGAACCGGTGATTACTGAACAAACGTTGACAAAACGGCGGCCAAATTTGGTATTGATTGATCTGGGAGTTCCGCGCAATATTCGTTTAACCCCACAATTAGCGGATCAATTGCATTATTACAATATTGATCAACTGACAGAGATCGTTCAATCCAATAATGAATTACGCCAGCAGTTAGTCAAAAAGATTGCCGCGGAAATTCCCGTTGCGGTACAGGATTACTATACCTGGCAACGCCAATTACATATCGTTCCGGTGATCAAGGAATTACGTGAATCAGCTTTAGCGGTGCAGGGTACCGCCTTGACTAGTCTGCAGCGTAAGTTACCTGAGTTAGACGAACATGAGCTAAAAGTGATCCGTAAGCATATGAAGAGCATTGTGAATCAGTTGATCAAGCAACCGATCAAAACGATCAAAGAGTTATCGGTCACAACCGATGCAGAGGTCGACATTGATTTCTTTAAACAGATTTTCGGTTTAGATGAAGATGAAGCGACTGCTAAGAAGGAGGTTGCTAAATGAAAACAACGTTTATTATTGGCACACGTAAAAGTAAACTAGCTTTATGCCAATCCCAATTAGTGCAAAAACAATTACAAACACGATTTCCGCAACTGGAATTTAAGCTCCAGCCGATTGTAACTGAAGGCGACCGTAACTTACATGACAGTCTACAAAAAATCGGTGGTAAAGGTGTTTTTGTTAAAGAAATTGAACACGAACTATTATCCGCAAAAATTGATTTTGCAGTGCATAGTTTGAAAGATGTACCACCGGTTTTACCGCAGGGTTTAACGATTGGCGCAGTGCCAAAACGAGCTTCAGCATTTGATTGCCTGATCACGGTGGCACCCATCAAATCGTTAGCTGATTTACCCCAAAATGCGCGTATCGGCACCAATAGTTTACGTCGTGAAGGGCAGTTATTGCACGCACGGCCGGATTTAGTGATCGTACCAATTCGCGGTAATGTCGATACTCGCTTAGCTAAAATTGCTAGTGAAAACTTGGCCGGCATTGTTTTGGCTGAGGCTGGTTTAGATCGTTTGGCCGTTGATATTGCGCCTTATTATCGTTACTCCTTACA
This is a stretch of genomic DNA from Loigolactobacillus coryniformis subsp. coryniformis KCTC 3167 = DSM 20001. It encodes these proteins:
- the hemA gene encoding glutamyl-tRNA reductase — protein: MFIIYVNLDYHRLPLALREQFSFAAEQLAQADQKLNQEKSILENVILSTCNRTEIYAVVDQIHTGRYYLKRFLANWFNVDLATINTYVMIEEQDAAVTHLFRVASGLESLIVGEPQILGQVKRAFFAAQANATTGAIFNHLFQEVITFAKRMHTEYKISEHSISSSQAGLHQIKSHLQALQGKQLAIVGLGEIGRQALDNAYNMGFSHIVLVNRTLSKAQHLAANFGQQVSAAPLTNLTEVLADSDAVITAVAAREPVITEQTLTKRRPNLVLIDLGVPRNIRLTPQLADQLHYYNIDQLTEIVQSNNELRQQLVKKIAAEIPVAVQDYYTWQRQLHIVPVIKELRESALAVQGTALTSLQRKLPELDEHELKVIRKHMKSIVNQLIKQPIKTIKELSVTTDAEVDIDFFKQIFGLDEDEATAKKEVAK
- the hemC gene encoding hydroxymethylbilane synthase gives rise to the protein MKTTFIIGTRKSKLALCQSQLVQKQLQTRFPQLEFKLQPIVTEGDRNLHDSLQKIGGKGVFVKEIEHELLSAKIDFAVHSLKDVPPVLPQGLTIGAVPKRASAFDCLITVAPIKSLADLPQNARIGTNSLRREGQLLHARPDLVIVPIRGNVDTRLAKIASENLAGIVLAEAGLDRLAVDIAPYYRYSLQDVILPATGQGALAIECRQADTDTLGLLAAIHDAQTASCVQIERAFLKALGGSCNFPIGAYATQNALGYEFKGLVAAQDGTAWYPIENRGPLTAKLGKTAADTLIAQGALAALAVD